One genomic region from Chrysemys picta bellii isolate R12L10 chromosome 16, ASM1138683v2, whole genome shotgun sequence encodes:
- the BUD13 gene encoding BUD13 homolog isoform X5, whose translation MAAPGLSKAEYLRRYLGGAAAAAEPEGGRRKRRKKPPGSSGRGMRIVDDDVSWNSISAAQEKEEEAEDEGDLPVVAEFIDERPEEVKRMEEFRTNSKWKLLGDQNEDSQSSDLSLAAKSTASSETTKQKKIKHLSEPSPPRRGRHDSPEISPPRRQRHDSSDESLSRNQRRDSPDLSPPRRGRRDSPDLSPPRRGRRDSPDLSPPRRGRRDSPDLSPPRRGRRDSPDLSPPRRGRRDSPDLSPPRRGRRDSPDLSPPRRGRRDSPDLSPPRRGRRDSPDLSPPRRGRRDSPGLSPPRRGRRDSPDLSPPRRGRRDSPDHHDSVSGKKNKKTMDKSLPGGIQGERSNLRSGFPHKSSSHHKRQITPDLSPLRKNRDSSDLATSPSWRKRTGSPSGLKKQSSTRGFSPANKKPKQALSPKRRKRHDSDSSLARKSSQDSSDSDLSPLRNSHRPGLLHRDSPSKLSPPTRNQNTSSDSDLSPPRRSQAAGKKLHGSKSSPGLLPPRRGPDSKRSFQGERGEDQRASQMLSGGKAGLVSADLLRREQQELRRHDRNNKHLEDESQNAETVFRDKSGRKRDLMQERLEQQKKAEAKSERDELYAKWGKGLAQGRQQQQNVEDAVKEMQKPLARYIDDQDLDQMLREKEREGDPMANFIRKKKAKESKDKKGPMGLNRSALPG comes from the exons ATGGCGGCCCCGGGCCTGTCCAAGGCCGAGTACCTGCGGCGCTACCTGGGCGGGGCCGCGGCCGCGGCCGAGCCGGAGGGCGGCAGGCGCAAGCGGAGGAAGAAACCGCCGGGGAGCAGCGGCAGGGG GATGCGAATAGTGGATGATGATGTGAGCTGGAATAGCATTTCTGCTGCacaagagaaagaggaggaggcagaggatgaAGGGGACCTGCCTGTGGTGG CAGAGTTTATTGATGAGCGTCCAGAAGAAGTGAAACGGATGGAAGAATTCCGGACAAATAGTAAATGGAAGCTTTTAGGAG atCAGAATGAAGATTCACAAAGCTCAGACCTTTCTCTAGCTGCCAAGTCTACAGCAAG tTCAGAAaccacaaaacaaaagaaaattaaacactTATCTGAACCATCACCTCCCAGGAGAGGTCGTCATGATTCGCCTGAGATTTCTCCACCCAGGAGGCAGCGTCATGATTCTTCAGATGAGTCTCTATCCAGGAATCAGCGCCGCGACTCGCCGGACCTGTCGCCGCCCCGCCGTGGGCGCCGCGACTCGCCGGACCTGTCGCCGCCCCGCCGTGGGCGCCGCGACTCGCCGGACCTGTCGCCGCCCCGCCGTGGGCGCCGCGACTCGCCGGACCTGTCGCCGCCCCGCCGTGGGCGCCGCGACTCGCCGGACCTGTCGCCGCCCCGCCGTGGGCGCCGCGACTCGCCGGACCTGTCGCCGCCCCGCCGTGGGCGCCGCGACTCGCCGGACCTGTCGCCGCCCCGCCGGGGGCGCCGCGACTCGCCGGACCTGTCGCCGCCCCGTCGTGGGCGCCGCGACTCGCCGGACCTGTCGCCGCCCCGCCGGGGCCGCCGCGACTCGCCGGGCCTCTCGCCGCCCCGCCGTGGGCGCCGCGACTCGCCGGACCTGTCGCCGCCCCGCCGTGGGCGCCGCGACTCGCCGGACCACCACGACTCagtgtcaggaaaaaaaaacaagaaaactaTGGACAAATCGCTACCGGGAGGAATCCAAGGAGAGCGATCTAATCTGAGATCCGGCTTCCCACACAAGTCCTCATCACATCATAAGCGGCAGATAACTCCAGATCTTTCACCCCTCAGGAAGAACAGAGACAGTTCTGACCTAGCCACATCACCATCTTGGAGAAAGAGAACTGGATCACCTAGTGGGCTGAAAAAACAGAGCAGCACAAGAG GCTTTTCTCCAGCCAATAAAAAGCCTAAACAGGCTCTGTCGCCTAAAAGGCGCAAGAGACATGACTCTGATTCTTCACTGGCACGGAAGAGTTCCCAGGACTCGTCTGATTCTGACCTTTCCCCCCTGCGGAACAGTCATAGACCAGGCCTGCTACACCGTGACTCCCCCTCCAAACTCTCTCCTCCCACGAGGAATCAGAACACGTCTTCAGATTCTGATTTATCTCCTCCCAGAAGGAGTCAGGCAGCTGGAAAGAAACTCCACGGTTCAAAGAGCTCTCCTGGCCTCTTGCCTCCTCGTCGAGGCCCAGATTCTAAAAGATCTTtccagggggagagaggagaggaccAGAGG GCCAGCCAGATGCTCTCTGGGGGTAAAGCTGGCTTGGTGTCAGCCGACCTGCTGCGGAGAGAACAGCAGGAGCTCAGGAGACATGATAGAAATaacaaacacttggaag ATGAATCCCAAAATGCTGAAACAGTCTTTCGAGACAAGTCAGGCCGCAAGAGGGACCTTATGCAGGAACGACTTGAGCAGCAGAAGAAGGCGGAGGCGAAATCTGAGAGAGATGAGCTCTATGCCAAGTGGGGCAAGGG CCTGGCCCAGggtaggcagcagcagcagaatgtGGAGGATGCCGTAAAGGAGATGCAGAAGCCATTGGCTCGTTACATTGATGACCAAGACTTGGATCAGATGCTCCGCgagaaggagagagaaggggaccCCATGGCTAACTTCATCAGAAAGAAGAAAGCCAAAGAGAGCAAGGATAAGAAAG GTCCAATGGGTTTGAACAGAAGCGCTTTGCCAGGCTAG